The following are from one region of the Oreochromis aureus strain Israel breed Guangdong linkage group 1, ZZ_aureus, whole genome shotgun sequence genome:
- the LOC116325524 gene encoding semaphorin-7A-like, with protein sequence MRFSLVACLFFLHICCLAVGNDRSPRMIFTQKEAAMNRLNLPRDPPVQILLEEQPDTVLAVGKTYLNTYNFQNQNKNHIRMQLENCKSDCSYNITLVHLKKDANQLFVCERSNDETVCCNSNFTEQPPICKESLIKDISRFNIKEGDLSALAESETSTDLYLTHSGTDEPDGIHKFGKATVRPKTHHKEQHYVGLVLSKRKEDPSQNRVYGFYREKSKDTGLFSEMWLPFVTQVCMTDVGGPKNNLQYTWTSQMNARLFCGDPERKQHFSELVDVSTVDADRWQDTKIYALFRNEWGMSAVCVYTIEAINNIFQNSPFKGYTKDQMDRPRMCVNDSTKLPVETLKKIDKSSEMEQLVHPVGNSGVLLFNHHKYTHIQVDSKPNNRSRNQNVIFLSLNNGGIHKVLHNESHTFVIAEYQPFKQEAHILSIILQSTFKKLYVNNGSQLVQLDVANCSQYGETCQDCMLSRDPYCGWDGTKCIRETKGSWHDAATGDLSICNGHNALNYTQRVSIPHHSKYFLQCPVSSRHAQYSWQHDENSTSCSSGKEQCLYLIDNMDSECKGTYKCISQEMGYSKVLVQYELQVENNAKTQQYKQQWPNKAEGQKSSPMIWVCLMMVLIKSLSF encoded by the exons ATGAGGTTCTCATTAGTGgcatgtctattttttttacacatctgTTGTCTGGCTGTGGGAAACGATCGTTCTCCGAGGATGATATTCACACAGAAAG AAGCTGCAATGAATCGGTTAAATCTTCCTCGTGATCCACCTGTGCAGATTCTTCTAGAAGAGCAGCCGGACACTGTCTTAGCTGTTGGAAAAACATACCTGAATACCTACAACTTTCAAAACCAGAACAAG AATCATATACGTATGCAGTTGGAGAATTGCAAGAGT GATTGCAGCTATAACATCACTTTGGTCCACCTGAAGAAAGATGCTAACcagttgtttgtgtgtgaaaggAGTAACGATGAAACAGTTTGCTGTAACTCG aATTTCACAGAGCAGCCACCGATATGCAAAGAGAgtttaataaaagatataagCAGATTTAACATAAAGGAGGGTGACCTGTCGGCCCTTGCAG AATCTGAAACAAGTACAGATCTCTACCTAACACACTCTGGAACTGATGAACCTGATGGCATTCACAAATTTGGTAAAGCAACAGTGCGGCCAAAGACCCACCATAAAG AGCAGCATTATGTAGGATTGGTGCTCAGCAAACGCAAAGAGGATCCCTCCCAGAACAGAGTTTATGGCTTCTATAGGGAGAAAAGCAAAGACACTGGACTGTTCAGTGAAATGTGGCTCCCCTTTGTGACCCAGGTTTGCATG ACAGATGTTGGTGGTCCTAAGAACAACTTGCAGTATACCTGGACATCCCAGATGAATGCCAGGCTCTTCTGTGGAGATCCTGAGAGAAAACAGCATTTCTCTGAGCTGGTTGATGTTTCCACTGTGGATGCAGACCGATGGCAGGATACAAAGATCTATGCACTCTTTAGAAATGAATG GGGGATGAGTGCTGTCTGTGTCTACACGATTGAAGCCATCAATAACATCTTCCAAAACTCTCCTTTCAAAGGCTACACAAAAGACCAAATGGACAGACCAAGGATG tgtgtTAATGATAGCACCAAGCTTCCAGTGGAAACCCTGAAGAAGATTGACAAGTCGTCAGAGATGGAGCAATTGGTTCATCCTGTGGGCAACTCTGGCGTTCTTCTCTTTAATCATCACAAGTATACCCACATCCAAGTTGACAGTAAACCAAACAACAGAAGTAGAAATCAGAACGTCATCTTCCTATCTttaa ATAATGGAGGGATTCATAAGGTGCTGCACAATGAAAGTCACACCTTTGTAATTGCTGAGTATCAACCATTCAAACAAGAAGCACACATTCTCAGCATCATCCTTCAGTCTACCTTT AAAAAGCTGTATGTGAACAATGGAAGTCAACTGGTCCAACTTGATGTAGCAAACTGTTCCCAGTATGGAGAAACCTGCCAGGACTGTATGTTATCCAGAGATCCTTACTGTGGCTGGGATGGCACAAAGTGCATACGTGAGACAAA GGGGAGCTGGCATGATGCAGCCACTGGGGACCTTTCCATCTGTAATGGGCACAATG CATTAAATTATACACAGCGAGTCAGTATCCCACATCACTCAAAGTATTTCCTTCAATGCCCAGTGTCATCCCGTCATGCTCAGTACAGCTGGCAGCACGATGAAAACTCTACATCCTGTAGCTCTGGGAAAGAGCAGTGCCTTTATCTGATTGACAACATGGACAGTGAGTGCAAGGGAACTTACAAATGTATATCACAGGAGATGGGTTACAGTAAAGTCCTGGTACAGTACGAACTACAGGTGGAGAACAACGCGAAGACCCAACAGTACAAACAACAGTGGCCGAATAAGGCAGAGGGCCAAAAGTCAAGCCCAATGATCTGGGTTTGTCTAATGATGGTTCTGATTAAGAGTTTGTCCTTTTAG
- the LOC116325553 gene encoding semaphorin-7A-like, translated as MTLSLATYLLFLHLCNLAMGNVDPSPRMIFTEKEKAMTRFSLPHDPPVQILLEDQSDTVLAAGQSYLNTYNFQNHKTSHKFMRWERCNSISSEHDCSYNITLVHRKKDANQLFVCGTDGNERVCCNTDLTMEAPMCLSSENIANLIEGIERFNIKEGEPSIFIDSEQSAALYITHSGYDESVGIHKFGKARVRPKNHHKEQHYVGLVLSRHKEDPSQSRVYGFYREKNKETGLFSEMWIPFVTQVCMTDVGGPKNNLQFTWTSQMNARLFCGDPERKQHFSELVDVSTVDADRWQDTKIYALFRNEWGMSAVCIYTIGDIEKIFTNSPFKGYTKDQMDRPRMCVDDSTKLPVETLKKTEKTSEMEQLVHPVGNSGLLLFNHQTYTHIHVDGSPNKGSSHHTVIFLSLNNGGIHKVLHNKNDTFLIAEFRPFNYTEQISFILHPSSKKLYVNSGSQLVQLDVANCSQYGDTCQDCMLSRDPYCGWDGTKCIHETNGIWHDAATGNLAICQEHAAKEFPNPKKDVVRFHTKHFLQCPVSSRHAQYSWQHLQNSSSCIGKPDHCLYLINSMGPEQEGTHTCVSEEMGYRKILAQYQLQLGNKVVGLQSKPMIWVCLMVVLIQIL; from the exons ATGACGCTCTCATTAGcgacatatttattatttttacatctCTGTAATTTGGCTATGGGGAACGTTGATCCTTCTCCGAGGATGATATTCACAGAAAAAG AAAAAGCAATGACACGGTTCAGTCTTCCCCATGACCCACCTGTACAGATTCTCTTAGAAGATCAATCAGACACTGTTTTAGCTGCTGGACAATCATACCTGAATACCTACAACTTTCAAAACCATAAGACG AGCCACAAGTTTATGCGGTGGGAGAGATGCAACAGCATAAGCAGTGAACAT GATTGCAGCTATAACATCACTTTGGTCCACCGGAAGAAAGACGCTAACcagttgtttgtgtgtggaaCAGATGGCAATGAAAGGGTTTGCTGTAACACG GATTTAACAATGGAGGCCCCCATGTGCCTTTCCTCTGAAAATATCGCAAACTTAATAGAAGGTATAGAAAGATTTAACATAAAGGAGGGTGAACCATCAATTTTTATAG ATTCTGAACAGAGTGCAGCTCTCTACATAACACACTCTGGATATGATGAATCTGTTGGCATTCACAAGTTTGGTAAAGCAAGAGTGCGGCCAAAGAACCACCATAAAG AGCAGCATTATGTAGGATTAGTGCTCAGCAGACACAAAGAGGATCCCTCCCAGAGCAGAGTTTATGGCTTCTAtagggagaaaaacaaagaaactggactgttcagtgaaatgtggatCCCCTTTGTGACCCAGGTTTGCATG ACAGATGTTGGTGGTCCTAAGAACAACTTGCAGTTTACCTGGACATCCCAGATGAATGCCAGGCTCTTCTGTGGAGACCCTGAGAGAAAACAGCATTTCTCTGAGCTGGTGGATGTTTCCACTGTGGATGCAGACCGATGGCAGGATACTAAGATCTATGCACTCTTTAGAAATGAATG GGGAATGAGTGCTGTCTGCATCTACACAATAGGAGACATTGAGAAAATCTTCAcaaactccccattcaaaggcTACACAAAAGACCAAATGGACAGGCCAAGGATG TGCGTTGATGATAGCACCAAGCTTCCAGTGGAAACCCTGAAGAAGACTGAAAAGACTTCAGAGATGGAGCAGTTGGTTCATCCTGTGGGCAACTCTGGCCTTCTTCTCTTCAATCACCAGACCTATACTCACATCCATGTTGACGGCTCACCAAACAAGGGAAGCAGTCACCACACAGTTATCTTCTTATCTTTAA ACAATGGAGGAATTCATAAAGTATTGCACAATAAAAATGATACCTTTCTCATTGCTGAGTTTCGACCATTCAACTACACAGAACAGATCAGTTTCATCCTTCACCCATCTTCT AAAAAGCTGTATGTGAACAGTGGAAGTCAACTGGTCCAACTTGATGTAGCAAACTGTTCACAGTATGGAGACACCTGCCAGGACTGTATGTTATCCAGAGATCCTTACTGTGGCTGGGATGGCACAAAGTGCATACATGAGACAAA TGGGATATGGCATGATGCAGCCACTGGGAACCTAGCCATCTGTCAAGAACACGCTGCAAAAG aatTTCCAAATCCAAAAAAAGATGTTGTCAGATTTCACACAAAGCATTTTCTGCAATGCCCAGTATCATCCCGTCACGCTCAGTACAGTTGGCAGCACCTTCAAAACTCCTCATCTTGCATCGGGAAGCCAGATCATTGCCTTTATTTGATCAACAGCATGGGACCTGAGCAGGAAGGAACTCACACCTGTGTATCAGAGGAAATGGGTTACAGGAAAATCCTGGCGCAGTACCAACTACAGCTGGGGAACAAGGTGGTTGGTTTACAGTCAAAGCCAATGATCTGGGTTTGTCTCATGGTGGTTCTGATTCAGATATTGTGA